From a single Candidatus Sulfotelmatobacter sp. genomic region:
- a CDS encoding GspE/PulE family protein, protein MATADKKSLFVGGGNGGPISPTGNPITDLERAQDVARRYRCEFIDLSGFELHHELFKKIPVELMFRYKFVPLEETVDGKLAIAIADPSQLMMIDEISLLLKQRIITKVSTLKQIDNILTKTEQSQRVLEEASEGFQIIREDENTGAEETLSIDKLTATGDTSPIIRLVDTTIFTALQRRASDIHIETRDDSVVIKFRIDGVLTQAMPPIGKEHHSTVISRIKVMSELDISERRVPQDGRFRVKYNGRAIDFRVSIMPSIHGEDAVLRVLDKESMSEKFRTLTLDVVGFDEDDLRRFRRYIKEPYGMVLVTGPTGSGKTTTLYAAVNEIKTDEDKIITIEDPVEYQLRGITQIPVNEKKGLTFARGLRSILRHDPDKIMVGEIRDSETAQIAIQSALTGHLVFTTVHANNVVDVIGRFLNMGVEPYNFVSALNCILAQRLVRLICESCRTEVHYAPEVLEASGLDAAQWGKVPLYDGPGCIECAGTGFRGRTAIHELLDLSDRIREMILAKKPTSEIRRAARDEGMRFLRESALDKVRLGMTTLKEINKVTFIEAMR, encoded by the coding sequence ATGGCGACAGCCGATAAAAAATCGTTGTTCGTAGGTGGGGGAAACGGCGGGCCGATCAGCCCGACGGGAAATCCTATCACCGACCTGGAGCGCGCACAGGATGTGGCGCGGCGCTATCGCTGCGAGTTTATCGACCTGTCGGGCTTTGAGTTGCATCACGAGCTGTTCAAGAAAATTCCCGTCGAGCTGATGTTCCGCTACAAGTTTGTGCCGCTCGAAGAAACTGTCGACGGCAAGCTGGCCATCGCCATCGCCGATCCCAGCCAGCTGATGATGATCGACGAGATCAGCCTGCTGCTGAAGCAGCGCATCATCACCAAAGTTTCAACGCTGAAGCAGATCGACAACATCCTCACCAAGACCGAGCAGTCGCAGCGGGTGCTCGAAGAGGCCAGCGAAGGCTTCCAGATTATTCGCGAGGACGAGAATACCGGCGCCGAAGAGACACTGAGCATCGACAAGTTGACGGCGACGGGCGATACCAGCCCGATCATCCGCTTAGTCGATACTACGATCTTCACCGCGCTGCAACGGCGAGCGTCCGACATTCACATTGAGACCCGCGACGATTCCGTGGTCATCAAGTTCCGCATTGACGGTGTGCTCACGCAGGCCATGCCGCCGATCGGCAAAGAGCACCATTCGACGGTGATTTCGCGTATCAAGGTTATGAGCGAGCTCGATATTTCCGAGCGGCGCGTGCCCCAGGACGGACGCTTCCGCGTGAAATATAACGGGCGCGCCATCGACTTCCGCGTCTCGATCATGCCCTCGATTCATGGCGAAGACGCTGTATTACGTGTCCTCGATAAAGAATCGATGAGCGAGAAGTTCCGGACTCTGACTCTCGACGTAGTTGGGTTTGACGAAGATGACCTGCGCCGCTTTCGCCGCTACATCAAAGAACCGTACGGCATGGTGCTGGTGACGGGGCCGACGGGCAGTGGCAAAACGACTACGCTCTACGCCGCGGTCAACGAAATCAAGACCGACGAAGACAAGATCATCACCATTGAAGATCCAGTCGAATATCAGTTGCGCGGCATTACGCAGATTCCGGTGAACGAGAAAAAAGGACTGACCTTCGCGCGCGGGCTGCGATCGATTCTGCGCCATGATCCGGACAAGATCATGGTGGGCGAAATCCGCGACTCGGAAACGGCGCAGATCGCCATTCAATCGGCGCTGACCGGTCACCTGGTCTTTACCACGGTTCACGCCAACAACGTGGTCGATGTGATTGGCCGATTCCTGAATATGGGCGTCGAGCCTTACAACTTTGTTTCGGCGTTGAACTGCATTCTGGCGCAGCGACTGGTGCGGTTGATTTGCGAATCGTGCCGCACGGAAGTCCATTACGCGCCCGAAGTTCTGGAAGCCAGCGGGCTCGATGCGGCGCAGTGGGGCAAGGTTCCGTTGTATGACGGGCCGGGCTGCATTGAGTGCGCGGGCACGGGATTCCGCGGGCGAACCGCGATTCACGAACTGCTGGATTTAAGCGACCGCATCCGGGAAATGATTCTGGCCAAGAAGCCGACGTCGGAGATTCGGCGCGCCGCCCGCGATGAGGGCATGCGCTTCCTGCGCGAGTCGGCGCTGGATAAAGTCCGGCTGGGAATGACCACGCTGAAGGAGATCAATAAGGTCACGTTCATTGAGGCGATGAGGTAA
- a CDS encoding type II secretion system F family protein, protein MAEFVVKIADDRGHVQQHIEQGYSEAEVRDRFSQQGYLVYWVKPQGMLTSGVSLSRRRKLKQSTFLVFNQQFLTLIRAGLPILNSLELLIKRQKDAQLRQILENVRDRVKGGELLSDSFAAQGIVPKIYTTTLMAGEKSGNIDEVLTRYIAFQRLAMTFRKKLFVSLIYPTLLISVVIIMVTFLFTYVVPKFADLFESLDAKLPAITVFMLDVGQNAQRYGPYFFVGLVIFLFAMWRWKETDRGADQIDRVILSTPVLGDIRLKHQIASFSRMLSTLLQGGLPLVPAMETAGASMSSRRILKGVMRAGVRVREGQGLAGSLEEQKIFPELAVEMIEVGESTGALPAMLNSVAEFYEEDVQTALGASMALIEPLILIVMAIFVGGVLISLYLPIFTLGVH, encoded by the coding sequence ATGGCGGAATTTGTAGTCAAGATCGCGGACGATCGCGGGCACGTCCAGCAGCACATCGAGCAGGGCTACTCGGAAGCGGAAGTGCGCGACCGCTTCTCGCAGCAAGGCTATTTGGTGTACTGGGTCAAGCCCCAGGGCATGCTGACGTCGGGTGTGTCGCTGAGCCGGCGGCGGAAGTTGAAGCAGAGCACGTTTCTGGTGTTCAACCAGCAATTTCTGACGCTGATCCGGGCCGGGCTGCCCATCCTGAATTCGCTGGAACTGCTGATCAAGCGGCAGAAAGACGCGCAGTTGCGGCAGATTCTGGAGAACGTGCGCGATCGGGTGAAGGGCGGCGAATTGCTGTCGGATTCTTTTGCGGCGCAGGGGATCGTGCCCAAAATTTATACGACCACCCTGATGGCGGGGGAAAAGAGCGGCAACATCGACGAGGTGCTGACGCGCTATATCGCCTTTCAGCGGCTGGCCATGACGTTCCGCAAGAAGCTGTTCGTGTCGCTGATTTATCCCACGCTGCTGATCAGCGTGGTGATCATCATGGTGACGTTTTTGTTCACTTACGTGGTGCCGAAGTTTGCGGATTTGTTTGAGAGCCTGGACGCGAAGCTGCCGGCCATCACGGTGTTCATGCTCGACGTTGGGCAGAATGCGCAGAGGTATGGGCCATATTTCTTTGTTGGGCTGGTAATTTTCCTGTTCGCGATGTGGCGCTGGAAAGAAACCGATCGTGGAGCGGACCAGATCGATCGCGTGATTTTGAGCACGCCGGTGTTGGGCGACATTCGATTGAAGCACCAGATTGCGAGTTTCTCGCGCATGCTTTCGACGCTGTTGCAGGGCGGCCTGCCGCTGGTGCCGGCGATGGAAACCGCAGGCGCTTCGATGAGCAGCCGTCGCATCTTAAAGGGAGTGATGCGGGCCGGCGTAAGAGTGCGCGAGGGCCAGGGACTGGCGGGCAGCCTGGAAGAGCAGAAGATTTTTCCGGAGCTGGCGGTGGAAATGATCGAAGTCGGAGAATCCACCGGAGCGTTGCCGGCGATGCTGAACTCGGTGGCGGAATTTTACGAAGAAGACGTGCAGACAGCGCTGGGCGCGTCGATGGCACTGATCGAGCCGCTGATTTTGATTGTGATGGCGATTTTTGTCGGCGGAGTGCTGATTTCGCTGTATTTGCCGATCTTTACTTTGGGAGTGCATTAA
- the lolA gene encoding outer membrane lipoprotein chaperone LolA gives MRVRWLSFAIALYITATLAPAGIAADAPVDVKAVAEAVDAHYNHLHSLEAEFTELYRGSGMGRTETGTLWLKKPGKMRWEYRSPREKLFVSDGRDAWFYVPADRQARKTAAKKLDDVRSPLAFLLGKAKLEKELQGLSLAPDIEPLQSGDVVLRGVPTALADRVSEIVLEVTPEHQIMRIVIQEVDGAATEYRFGETKEDVPIADGRFAFKPPAGTETVEGALE, from the coding sequence ATGCGAGTTCGTTGGCTGAGCTTTGCGATTGCGCTTTATATAACTGCGACGCTCGCACCTGCGGGCATTGCGGCAGACGCTCCGGTTGACGTCAAAGCTGTGGCTGAGGCGGTCGACGCTCACTACAACCATCTTCATTCGCTTGAGGCAGAGTTCACCGAGTTGTATCGCGGGTCGGGGATGGGGCGGACCGAAACCGGGACGCTGTGGCTGAAAAAACCGGGCAAGATGCGGTGGGAGTACCGTTCTCCCAGGGAGAAGCTGTTTGTCAGCGATGGGAGAGATGCGTGGTTTTACGTCCCGGCGGATCGGCAGGCGCGGAAGACGGCGGCGAAAAAGCTGGATGACGTGCGCTCTCCCCTGGCGTTCTTGCTGGGCAAGGCCAAATTAGAGAAAGAGTTACAGGGATTATCTCTAGCTCCAGATATAGAGCCGCTACAGTCCGGGGACGTGGTGCTGCGGGGAGTGCCGACGGCGTTGGCGGATCGCGTGAGCGAAATTGTGCTGGAGGTGACGCCGGAGCACCAGATTATGCGCATTGTCATTCAGGAAGTGGATGGGGCAGCGACGGAATATCGGTTTGGCGAGACGAAGGAAGACGTGCCGATCGCCGATGGGCGGTTTGCGTTCAAACCGCCGGCGGGGACTGAAACGGTCGAGGGGGCACTGGAGTAG
- a CDS encoding pyrrolo-quinoline quinone has product MAICPGAVRFRWPIPFSLGFVCFWLIAFWVVATAASAGQATVSTYHNDKGRTGHNLLETTLTLSNVNSTQFGRIFSQYVDGYIYAQPLYVPNVSVAGLGTHNAVFVATMNDSVYAFDADNRAGSNAQPLWKVSFIDPKKGITTVSSNDVNCSDLITPEIGVVGTPVIDTTSGTLYVVARTKEKKGVFYQRLHALDIGSGAEKFGGPVVIQASVAGTGNGSVNGTLSFNPQIQNQRSALLLQNGQVYIAWGSHCDSGGYHGWLMAYDDKSLEQKGAWATTPNGEQGAIWESGSGPAGDESLNTYFATGNGTFDANSAGTDYGQSMVKLASPKKGTFAVLDYFTPYNGPNLNVGDFDIGSGGLMLLPDQTSGPVLHLLIQGDKVGNIYLVNRDNMGHYNAQNNNQIVQYLAGAELGMWNSPTFWNNRIYFGAANDTLKEFGFNPSNGLLNTAPASQTTAPFPYPGTTISVSANQDSNAIAWGLDNSSYKTNTGAVLHAYDAKNLATELYNTNQNASRDNPGGAVKFAVPTVVNGKVYVGTQSKLSVYGLISSSSQGKESSVRSSDGSSRLK; this is encoded by the coding sequence ATGGCGATATGCCCCGGAGCTGTACGGTTTCGCTGGCCGATTCCTTTTTCTTTGGGCTTTGTCTGTTTTTGGCTGATCGCGTTTTGGGTAGTCGCAACCGCAGCCAGCGCGGGGCAGGCCACGGTCTCGACTTATCACAACGACAAGGGACGAACCGGCCACAATCTGCTGGAAACCACTCTTACTTTAAGCAACGTGAACTCCACACAATTTGGCAGGATCTTTTCACAGTATGTGGACGGCTACATTTATGCGCAGCCGTTGTACGTCCCCAATGTCAGCGTCGCGGGACTGGGCACGCACAATGCGGTATTTGTGGCCACCATGAACGACAGCGTCTACGCCTTTGACGCCGATAATCGCGCGGGCTCGAACGCGCAGCCGTTGTGGAAAGTAAGCTTCATCGACCCGAAGAAAGGAATCACGACGGTCTCCAGCAACGACGTAAATTGCTCCGATCTGATTACACCGGAAATTGGGGTTGTGGGCACGCCGGTGATCGACACGACGAGCGGAACGTTGTATGTCGTGGCGCGAACTAAGGAGAAGAAGGGCGTGTTTTATCAGCGGCTGCATGCGCTCGATATCGGCAGCGGAGCGGAAAAATTTGGCGGTCCGGTGGTGATTCAGGCGTCAGTGGCGGGTACGGGCAATGGGTCGGTTAACGGCACGCTGAGCTTTAATCCGCAGATCCAGAATCAACGCTCCGCGCTGCTGTTGCAGAACGGGCAGGTGTACATCGCGTGGGGTTCGCACTGCGACAGCGGCGGCTATCACGGATGGCTGATGGCGTACGACGACAAGTCGCTGGAGCAGAAGGGCGCGTGGGCGACGACGCCGAACGGCGAACAAGGCGCGATTTGGGAGAGCGGCTCCGGGCCGGCCGGAGATGAATCGCTGAATACTTATTTCGCGACGGGCAATGGAACTTTCGACGCCAACAGCGCCGGCACCGATTACGGTCAAAGCATGGTGAAGCTGGCGTCGCCAAAGAAAGGCACGTTTGCGGTGCTCGACTACTTCACGCCCTACAACGGTCCCAACCTGAATGTGGGAGACTTCGACATCGGCTCGGGAGGCTTGATGCTGCTGCCCGACCAGACCAGCGGACCGGTTCTTCATCTGTTGATCCAGGGCGACAAGGTGGGGAACATTTATCTGGTGAACCGCGACAACATGGGGCACTACAATGCGCAGAATAACAATCAGATCGTGCAGTATCTGGCGGGCGCAGAACTGGGAATGTGGAACTCGCCGACGTTCTGGAATAATCGCATCTACTTTGGCGCGGCGAATGACACGCTCAAGGAATTTGGCTTCAATCCAAGCAACGGATTGCTCAACACTGCGCCGGCTTCTCAGACCACGGCTCCATTTCCCTATCCCGGAACCACGATTTCGGTATCGGCGAATCAGGACAGCAACGCCATCGCGTGGGGACTCGACAACTCCTCTTACAAAACCAATACCGGAGCCGTTCTGCACGCCTACGACGCCAAGAACCTGGCGACCGAACTCTACAACACCAACCAGAACGCCAGTCGCGACAATCCGGGCGGGGCCGTGAAGTTCGCCGTGCCGACCGTCGTGAACGGGAAAGTGTATGTGGGGACGCAGAGCAAGCTGAGCGTGTATGGACTGATTTCCAGTTCGAGCCAAGGAAAGGAGTCGTCGGTAAGATCCTCAGATGGCTCCTCTAGGTTGAAATGA
- a CDS encoding class I SAM-dependent methyltransferase, with the protein MDSRPQIGVLQTAWQWWTYAATYEGYFAATRRLLGVLWEFALDSTPERRRQRYGDADYDWDHLVNTTSGAVGWRDRLLGMFHSAYQPTEPAAFHEMLDALQKTLQRIPGPDGYTLNFRAYCFIDLGSGKGRTLLMASDYPFRRIVGVELLSSLHRIAEQNLRQYKSESQCCVAIESICADAAAYSFPEDPLVLYLFNPLPESGMRRVVRNLESSLAARPRPVYVLYHNPLLEYVLAESERLKKIAGTHQYSLFMSVS; encoded by the coding sequence ATGGATTCGCGGCCACAGATCGGCGTGCTGCAAACAGCGTGGCAATGGTGGACCTACGCGGCTACGTATGAGGGATATTTCGCGGCCACGCGACGCCTGTTGGGCGTGCTTTGGGAGTTCGCCCTCGATTCCACGCCGGAGCGCCGGCGGCAGCGCTACGGCGATGCCGATTACGACTGGGATCACCTCGTCAACACCACCAGCGGCGCCGTAGGCTGGCGCGACCGCCTGCTGGGCATGTTCCATTCGGCGTATCAGCCGACCGAGCCGGCGGCGTTTCACGAAATGCTCGATGCTTTGCAAAAGACCTTGCAACGGATCCCTGGGCCGGACGGATACACGCTGAATTTCCGCGCCTACTGCTTCATCGATCTCGGGTCGGGCAAGGGACGAACGCTGCTGATGGCCTCGGACTATCCCTTCCGCCGCATCGTGGGCGTGGAGCTTCTGTCCTCTCTGCACCGGATCGCGGAACAGAATTTGCGGCAGTACAAAAGTGAATCGCAGTGCTGCGTCGCGATCGAATCGATCTGCGCCGATGCCGCCGCCTATTCTTTTCCCGAGGATCCACTGGTGCTTTACCTTTTCAATCCATTGCCGGAGTCGGGCATGCGCCGTGTGGTCAGGAACCTGGAATCGTCACTGGCGGCCCGGCCCAGGCCGGTGTACGTGCTGTATCACAATCCGCTGCTGGAGTATGTGTTGGCCGAAAGCGAGCGGCTGAAGAAGATCGCGGGCACGCATCAGTACTCGTTGTTCATGAGCGTGTCGTGA
- a CDS encoding uracil-DNA glycosylase: MSWLTVLNREVVACTRCPRLVAYRQEVARVKRRAYLGWEYWGKPVPGFGDPHARVLIMGLAPGAHGSNRTGRPFTGDASGNFMYPILYDTGFASQPNAIDRNDGMQLRDLYITAAVRCAPPDNKPLPQELAECAYFLDRELAGLENVKVVVALGKIGFDAYLNYLKRKGMLASKKPYLFKHGVHYRMPDGKVLLASYHPSNQNTQTGKLTRKMFVEIFQEAARIADRKL, from the coding sequence ATGTCCTGGCTCACAGTTCTCAATCGCGAAGTCGTTGCGTGCACGCGTTGCCCGCGGCTGGTCGCTTACCGGCAAGAGGTCGCGCGCGTAAAGCGCCGCGCCTATCTCGGCTGGGAATATTGGGGTAAACCCGTACCGGGATTCGGCGATCCCCACGCGCGCGTGCTGATCATGGGCCTGGCTCCGGGCGCGCATGGTTCCAATCGCACCGGGCGCCCGTTTACAGGAGACGCCTCCGGCAATTTCATGTATCCCATTTTGTATGACACTGGATTTGCCAGCCAGCCCAACGCCATCGACCGCAACGACGGCATGCAGTTGCGCGATCTGTACATCACCGCCGCAGTGCGCTGCGCTCCGCCGGACAACAAGCCTCTGCCGCAGGAACTGGCTGAGTGCGCATATTTCCTCGATCGAGAGTTGGCCGGCTTAGAAAATGTAAAAGTCGTGGTCGCCCTGGGCAAGATCGGCTTCGACGCCTACCTGAACTATCTCAAGCGTAAGGGGATGCTCGCCAGCAAGAAACCGTACCTCTTCAAACACGGCGTCCATTACCGCATGCCGGACGGCAAGGTGTTACTTGCGTCATACCATCCCTCGAACCAGAACACGCAGACCGGCAAGCTGACGCGAAAAATGTTTGTCGAGATTTTTCAAGAGGCGGCAAGAATTGCCGATAGGAAACTGTGA
- a CDS encoding RNA polymerase sigma factor, with translation MIEGRRVLAGEAILSGAATVDQDRDRGKDPENGRDASQSNVERSSDEVLEGLVREHSRLVYRIAYAVLRSHPDAEDSTQETFMRVLRYSSKLAAVQDMKTWLARIAWRVAVDRSRQRGGAREISLENPERPCHEVASADTPADEALQSSQFNAALKRMIAALPKKLREPLVLSSVEEMSPRAIAAILSINEAAVRSRIFRARQILKERLAGQTAEKKIAGKKDPREKTGRCES, from the coding sequence ATGATTGAGGGCAGACGAGTGCTGGCGGGAGAGGCGATCCTGAGCGGAGCGGCGACGGTCGACCAAGATAGAGACCGAGGCAAAGATCCGGAGAATGGTCGAGATGCGTCACAGAGCAACGTCGAGCGCAGTTCCGACGAAGTGCTCGAAGGGCTGGTTCGGGAGCATTCGCGGCTGGTCTATCGCATCGCCTATGCGGTTCTGCGCAGCCACCCCGATGCCGAAGACTCCACTCAGGAAACGTTTATGCGCGTGCTGCGCTATAGCTCGAAGCTGGCCGCGGTACAGGATATGAAGACATGGCTGGCGCGAATCGCCTGGCGCGTCGCCGTCGACCGCAGCCGACAGCGTGGAGGCGCGCGGGAGATTTCGTTGGAAAATCCTGAGAGGCCGTGCCACGAGGTGGCGTCGGCCGACACCCCGGCGGACGAAGCGTTGCAGAGCAGCCAGTTCAATGCGGCGTTAAAGCGAATGATTGCTGCGCTTCCGAAGAAACTGCGAGAGCCGCTGGTCTTATCGTCGGTGGAAGAAATGTCGCCGCGGGCAATCGCCGCGATCTTGAGCATTAACGAAGCAGCCGTGCGCTCGCGAATCTTCCGCGCCCGCCAAATTCTGAAGGAGAGGTTGGCGGGACAGACGGCAGAGAAAAAGATCGCGGGGAAAAAAGATCCGCGAGAAAAAACTGGCAGGTGCGAATCATGA
- a CDS encoding UDP-N-acetylmuramate dehydrogenase codes for MLLQENVPLAPLTTFRLGGPARFFVEATSIGDVQEAAAFAAARDLRLFVLGGGSNLVIADRGWPGIVLKIAIPGIEQQAGQHPDNHDLDGQNEEGKLLFEAGAGESWDRFVSAAVRANCAGVECLSGIPGSVGGTPVQNVGAYGQEVSETIESVQVYDLEDGQVRELCNEACGFTYRSSIFNTTERGRFVILRVTYALTPGGEPRLDYADLKRHFEGRETRPNLAETREAVRHIRARKGMLIVPGDPDGRSAGSFFKNPVLSEEQHKELETRAAAKGLTLPSYPALEKSRKVSAAWLVEKSGFARGGGIGRVGISSKHALAIVNRGGATADDVLALKDQIQQRVEEIWGVRLEPEPVMVGF; via the coding sequence ATGCTGCTGCAAGAGAACGTTCCGCTGGCGCCGCTCACTACCTTCCGGCTGGGAGGGCCGGCGCGTTTCTTCGTCGAAGCCACGTCGATCGGGGATGTCCAGGAAGCCGCCGCGTTCGCCGCGGCGCGAGATTTGCGGCTCTTCGTGTTGGGTGGCGGCAGCAATCTGGTCATTGCGGACCGCGGATGGCCGGGAATCGTGCTGAAGATAGCGATCCCCGGCATCGAGCAACAGGCTGGCCAACATCCAGATAATCATGATCTAGATGGTCAAAATGAAGAAGGCAAGCTTCTGTTTGAAGCTGGCGCTGGAGAGTCGTGGGACCGATTCGTCTCGGCCGCGGTGAGGGCGAATTGCGCCGGCGTCGAATGCTTGAGCGGAATCCCGGGCAGCGTAGGCGGCACGCCGGTGCAAAATGTCGGCGCGTACGGGCAGGAAGTTTCGGAAACGATTGAGTCGGTACAGGTCTACGATCTCGAGGACGGCCAAGTCCGCGAACTGTGCAATGAGGCCTGCGGTTTCACTTACCGCTCGAGCATTTTCAATACGACGGAACGGGGACGGTTCGTCATTCTGCGCGTGACCTATGCGCTCACGCCCGGCGGTGAGCCGCGCCTCGACTATGCCGATCTGAAGCGCCATTTCGAAGGCCGCGAGACTCGTCCGAATCTCGCCGAGACGCGCGAGGCCGTGCGCCACATTCGCGCCCGTAAAGGCATGCTGATTGTTCCTGGCGATCCCGATGGCCGGAGCGCAGGTTCGTTTTTCAAGAACCCCGTGCTCAGCGAAGAGCAACATAAAGAGTTGGAGACACGTGCCGCGGCCAAGGGACTGACTCTGCCGAGCTATCCCGCGCTGGAGAAGAGCCGAAAGGTTTCGGCGGCATGGCTGGTCGAAAAGTCGGGATTCGCTCGGGGAGGCGGTATAGGCCGCGTCGGCATTTCGAGCAAACATGCCCTCGCCATCGTGAATCGCGGCGGGGCGACCGCGGACGACGTGCTCGCCTTGAAAGACCAGATCCAGCAGCGCGTGGAAGAAATCTGGGGCGTGCGGCTGGAGCCGGAACCGGTGATGGTGGGGTTTTAG
- a CDS encoding BrxA/BrxB family bacilliredoxin, whose product MYPEIMVIPMREELTRLGIEELRTPEEVDQALKNRAGTTMVVVNSICGCAAGRMRPAVRIAMQNSIRPDHAYSVFAGQEKEATERARSYFTGQSPSSPSIAILRDGQLVYLMPRRDIESREAPAIAADLKAAFDKLCGNPATV is encoded by the coding sequence ATGTATCCCGAAATTATGGTTATTCCCATGCGCGAGGAATTGACTCGCCTGGGAATCGAAGAACTTCGCACGCCCGAGGAAGTCGATCAGGCGCTGAAGAATCGCGCTGGCACCACGATGGTGGTGGTGAACTCCATCTGCGGATGCGCCGCCGGACGCATGCGCCCGGCCGTCCGCATAGCGATGCAGAATTCCATCCGGCCCGATCATGCTTACTCGGTCTTTGCCGGGCAGGAAAAAGAAGCCACCGAACGGGCTCGCAGCTATTTCACGGGGCAATCGCCATCCTCACCATCGATCGCCATTCTGCGCGACGGCCAACTCGTCTACCTGATGCCGCGCCGCGACATCGAGTCGCGCGAAGCTCCCGCGATCGCGGCCGATCTGAAGGCCGCCTTCGACAAGCTCTGCGGCAATCCCGCGACGGTGTAG
- a CDS encoding beta-propeller fold lactonase family protein: MRKLLFIAVLLPILGGVGWWYFREEPLPDYGPFYREYAYVSNGKSDTVSVIDLRAFALAKTIRVGSEPTGIATSSRKNEIYVVNTGSNNVSVINAETNTVVATIGVHGRPYFIDVSDDGTRAYVANSGSANLSVIDLEKRMVIGNLRVGAAPGLARVSPDGSTVIVSNRGDNTVSVIDAKLLRVRATLPVCQQPEDIAILPDSSKAFVACSGSSQVASIALRNDGVPAKTAAANTVSTNDKKEDRVLALLDVGRTPVSLALKPDGGELMVCDFDSDSISIIETGNDEVGSSLEIGQHPSRGVVTLDNSRLYVSNFGSNSVAVYDIDLGRRIATLMVGSRPDGLALTPDQNHLLVLDTQSGDVTVIQKRKPRKLEPTEYSLLTLIPVGVQPNAIVVKAFTVSAKK; the protein is encoded by the coding sequence TTGAGAAAACTCCTCTTCATCGCTGTGCTGCTTCCCATCCTTGGCGGGGTGGGGTGGTGGTATTTTCGCGAGGAGCCGCTGCCTGACTACGGGCCGTTTTATCGCGAGTACGCGTACGTCAGCAACGGCAAGAGCGACACGGTCAGCGTGATCGATCTGCGCGCGTTTGCGCTGGCCAAGACCATCCGCGTGGGCAGCGAGCCGACCGGGATCGCGACCAGCAGCAGGAAGAACGAAATCTATGTAGTCAATACCGGATCGAACAACGTTAGCGTGATCAATGCCGAGACCAATACTGTGGTGGCGACGATCGGCGTGCATGGGCGGCCTTACTTCATCGACGTGAGCGACGACGGCACGCGCGCCTATGTGGCCAACTCGGGTTCGGCCAACCTGAGCGTGATCGATCTTGAAAAGCGGATGGTGATCGGCAACCTTCGGGTGGGCGCTGCGCCCGGGCTGGCGCGGGTTTCGCCGGATGGTTCGACCGTGATCGTAAGCAATCGCGGAGACAACACAGTCTCTGTGATCGACGCGAAGTTGCTGCGCGTGCGCGCCACGCTGCCCGTCTGCCAGCAACCGGAGGACATCGCCATCCTGCCGGATTCGAGCAAAGCGTTTGTGGCCTGCTCGGGCTCGTCGCAGGTGGCTTCGATCGCGCTGCGCAACGATGGAGTTCCGGCCAAAACTGCTGCGGCCAACACAGTTTCCACGAACGACAAAAAGGAAGACCGCGTGCTGGCGCTACTCGATGTCGGCCGCACGCCGGTGAGTCTCGCGCTTAAGCCCGACGGCGGCGAATTGATGGTATGCGATTTCGATTCCGACAGCATCTCGATCATCGAAACCGGAAACGACGAAGTCGGCAGCAGCCTGGAGATTGGCCAGCATCCCTCGCGCGGCGTGGTCACGCTCGACAACTCGCGCCTCTACGTTTCGAACTTCGGCTCCAACAGCGTCGCGGTCTATGACATCGATCTGGGCCGCCGCATTGCGACGCTGATGGTGGGGAGTCGCCCCGACGGTCTCGCGCTCACGCCGGATCAGAACCACCTTCTGGTGCTCGACACGCAATCCGGGGATGTGACGGTGATTCAGAAGCGCAAGCCGCGAAAACTGGAACCCACGGAGTATTCGCTGCTCACGCTGATTCCGGTAGGCGTGCAGCCGAATGCGATCGTGGTAAAGGCGTTCACCGTAAGCGCGAAGAAGTAG
- a CDS encoding PIN domain-containing protein, with amino-acid sequence MAIIVDADVIIRGERGTFDLKGWLSERSGEPVEIAAITVAELWHCVEGADAAYRSKRETYVRSSVERMSIIPYTETTALIHARIWAALEMTGRMISDYDLIVAATALERGSTVATFNQRHFSSVRGLKVIQPKA; translated from the coding sequence ATGGCGATAATCGTAGACGCCGATGTGATTATCCGCGGAGAGCGTGGGACGTTCGACCTGAAGGGATGGTTGTCAGAGCGTTCCGGGGAGCCGGTGGAAATCGCCGCGATTACGGTCGCCGAGTTATGGCATTGCGTCGAAGGCGCCGACGCCGCTTACAGATCGAAGCGTGAGACTTACGTGCGATCCTCAGTGGAAAGAATGTCGATCATTCCTTACACAGAGACGACTGCCCTCATACATGCCCGCATCTGGGCCGCGCTCGAAATGACCGGCCGGATGATCAGCGACTACGACCTGATTGTCGCTGCTACCGCTCTGGAGCGTGGCAGCACAGTTGCGACTTTCAACCAGCGCCATTTCTCTTCGGTGCGAGGACTGAAAGTAATCCAGCCGAAAGCTTGA